A genomic region of Chryseobacterium sp. KACC 21268 contains the following coding sequences:
- a CDS encoding YggS family pyridoxal phosphate-dependent enzyme gives MSLQSNYQNIISQLPENVKLVTVSKTNPAEKIKEVYDLGQRAFGENKVQELLEKQPVLPNDIEWHLIGHLQTNKVKFVARFISMIESVDSEKLLKEIDKEALKNERKINVLLQVKIAKEETKFGLTVEEAKDIFNKFLDGNYPNIDIKGLMGMASFVDDEIQIREEFGILKQLFDELSSLKPLETLSMGMSGDFPLAIECGSNSVRVGSAIFGERNY, from the coding sequence ATGTCACTACAATCAAATTATCAAAACATCATTTCCCAACTTCCCGAAAATGTAAAACTGGTCACGGTTTCCAAAACCAATCCAGCTGAGAAGATCAAAGAAGTTTATGATTTGGGACAACGGGCTTTTGGAGAGAATAAAGTTCAGGAATTGTTGGAAAAGCAACCAGTTCTTCCAAATGATATTGAGTGGCATCTGATTGGACATCTTCAAACCAACAAAGTGAAATTTGTAGCGAGATTTATCTCAATGATAGAAAGTGTTGACAGCGAAAAACTTTTGAAAGAAATCGATAAAGAAGCTCTGAAGAACGAAAGGAAAATCAACGTTTTGCTTCAAGTTAAAATCGCAAAAGAAGAGACTAAATTCGGATTGACAGTGGAAGAAGCCAAAGATATTTTCAATAAATTCTTAGACGGAAACTATCCTAATATTGATATCAAAGGCTTGATGGGAATGGCAAGTTTTGTGGATGATGAAATTCAGATCCGTGAGGAATTTGGAATTTTGAAGCAACTTTTTGATGAACTTTCCAGCTTAAAACCTTTGGAAACTTTATCAATGGGAATGAGTGGCGATTTTCCTTTGGCGATTGAATGTGGCTCAAATTCGGTGCGAGTTGGGTCGGCGATTTTTGGCGAACGGAATTATTAA
- the lpdA gene encoding dihydrolipoyl dehydrogenase, giving the protein MSQFDVTVIGSGPGGYVAAIRAAQLGFKTAIIEKYSTLGGTCLNVGCIPSKALLDSSEHFEKAKHDFANHGIIINEPTADIARMIARKNEVVDQTTKGINFLMDKNKITVFEGLGSFESATQIKVSKNDGSSEVIESKYTIIATGSKPSSLPFINLDKERIITSTEALNLKEIPKHLVVIGGGVIGLELGSVYLRLGSQVTVVEFMDKIIPGMDGSLSKELQKVLRKQGMKFELSTAVSAVERNGDSVKVTAKNKKGEEVTYESDYVLVSVGRRPYTDGLGLEKAGVELDERGRVKTNDHLQTNVSNIYAIGDVIKGAMLAHKAEEEGTLVAEILAGQKPHINYNLIPGVVYTWPEVAGVGKTEEQLKEEGVAYKVGSFPMRALGRSRASGDTDGFVKIIADEKTDEVLGFHMIGARAADLVAEGVIAMEFRASAEDIARSSHAHPTYAEAVKEAALDATGKRSIHM; this is encoded by the coding sequence ATGAGTCAATTTGATGTAACCGTTATCGGTTCTGGTCCTGGTGGATATGTTGCGGCAATCCGTGCTGCCCAATTGGGTTTCAAAACAGCAATTATTGAAAAATATTCAACCTTAGGCGGAACTTGTCTTAACGTTGGATGTATTCCTTCAAAAGCTTTGCTTGATAGTTCTGAGCATTTCGAAAAGGCAAAACACGACTTTGCAAATCACGGGATCATCATCAATGAGCCGACTGCTGATATCGCAAGAATGATCGCCCGCAAAAACGAAGTGGTAGATCAAACCACAAAGGGAATCAACTTTTTGATGGATAAAAATAAGATCACCGTTTTTGAAGGTCTTGGAAGTTTCGAATCTGCAACCCAGATCAAAGTTTCAAAGAACGACGGTTCTTCCGAAGTGATCGAATCTAAATATACAATCATCGCAACTGGTTCAAAACCATCTAGTTTACCTTTCATCAATCTTGATAAAGAAAGAATCATCACTTCCACAGAAGCTTTGAATCTTAAGGAAATTCCAAAACATTTGGTAGTAATTGGAGGAGGTGTTATCGGATTAGAACTTGGTTCAGTTTATTTGAGATTAGGTTCTCAGGTAACTGTGGTCGAATTTATGGATAAGATCATTCCAGGAATGGACGGAAGTTTGTCTAAGGAATTGCAAAAAGTTCTTAGAAAACAAGGGATGAAATTCGAACTTTCTACAGCGGTTTCGGCGGTTGAGAGAAACGGAGATTCTGTGAAAGTAACGGCTAAAAACAAGAAAGGCGAGGAGGTAACTTACGAAAGTGATTACGTTCTGGTTTCTGTAGGGAGAAGACCTTACACAGACGGACTTGGATTGGAAAAAGCTGGTGTAGAACTTGACGAAAGAGGAAGAGTGAAAACCAACGACCATTTGCAAACGAATGTTTCTAACATTTATGCGATTGGTGACGTGATCAAAGGCGCAATGTTGGCCCACAAAGCTGAGGAGGAAGGAACTTTGGTTGCTGAGATCTTGGCTGGACAAAAACCTCACATCAATTATAACTTGATTCCAGGCGTTGTTTACACTTGGCCAGAAGTTGCTGGCGTTGGTAAAACCGAGGAGCAATTGAAAGAAGAAGGCGTGGCTTACAAAGTAGGAAGTTTCCCAATGAGAGCATTAGGAAGAAGCCGTGCAAGTGGCGACACAGACGGTTTTGTGAAAATCATTGCTGACGAGAAAACGGATGAGGTTCTAGGTTTCCATATGATCGGCGCAAGAGCTGCGGATCTGGTTGCAGAAGGCGTTATCGCAATGGAGTTCCGTGCAAGTGCAGAAGACATCGCTAGAAGTTCTCACGCGCATCCAACTTATGCAGAAGCTGTGAAAGAAGCGGCTTTGGACGCTACTGGAAAGCGATCAATCCATATGTAA
- a CDS encoding glycosyltransferase family 1 protein, with product MKIAYDAKRIFSSVSGLGNYSRDLVRILSKVFPENKYILISKKTSDKGKQIVQLPNVSHVKTSKGNLSRQFKMGIDAQNLGADIFHGLSGELPLKWNKKPIKKVVTIHDLIFERYPEYYTWLDRRIHFWKFKKAAIAADKIISISEQTKRDIIDYLKVPESKIEVVYQGCHQSFKEKQSAEFLDQVKEKFQLPEKFILNVGTIEPRKNLLNIVKALKETQIPLVVVGTKKPKYFKLIGKEIKKGKVEVQFLQGVSMEELSAIYKLAEIFIYPSFFEGFGIPVIEALYSETVVITSNTSCLPEAGGPDSVYIDPQNVADIRSKINFLWNNEPERKRRAEKGLEFVQKFNDEVIAKEVMKVYESLMNHKDSKVNTKNTN from the coding sequence TTCGAGCGTATCAGGATTAGGAAATTATTCCAGAGATCTGGTAAGGATTCTTTCCAAGGTTTTTCCTGAGAATAAATATATTTTGATCAGCAAAAAGACGTCTGACAAAGGAAAGCAAATAGTACAACTTCCCAACGTTTCGCACGTCAAAACTTCCAAAGGAAACTTGTCACGACAATTCAAAATGGGAATCGATGCACAGAATTTAGGTGCTGATATTTTCCACGGTCTATCGGGCGAACTACCATTGAAATGGAACAAAAAGCCGATTAAAAAAGTAGTGACGATCCACGATCTGATTTTTGAAAGATATCCGGAATATTACACGTGGTTGGACCGCAGAATTCATTTTTGGAAATTCAAGAAAGCGGCGATTGCTGCGGACAAGATTATTTCCATTTCTGAGCAGACTAAACGGGATATTATAGATTATCTTAAAGTTCCTGAAAGTAAAATTGAAGTGGTTTATCAAGGCTGTCATCAAAGCTTCAAAGAAAAACAATCCGCTGAATTTCTAGATCAGGTCAAGGAAAAATTCCAACTTCCAGAGAAATTTATTTTGAATGTTGGAACGATAGAACCAAGAAAAAATCTTTTGAACATCGTCAAAGCTTTGAAGGAAACTCAGATTCCGCTAGTTGTAGTTGGAACCAAAAAGCCAAAATATTTTAAATTAATAGGAAAAGAGATCAAGAAAGGCAAAGTTGAAGTTCAATTTCTTCAAGGCGTTTCGATGGAAGAATTGTCGGCCATTTACAAACTTGCAGAGATTTTCATCTATCCAAGTTTCTTCGAAGGTTTTGGAATTCCCGTGATAGAGGCTTTGTATTCTGAAACAGTTGTCATCACGAGTAATACGAGCTGTCTTCCCGAAGCAGGCGGACCAGATTCTGTTTATATTGATCCCCAAAATGTGGCGGACATCAGATCAAAAATTAATTTTCTTTGGAACAACGAACCAGAGAGAAAACGCCGTGCGGAGAAAGGTTTGGAGTTTGTCCAGAAATTCAATGATGAGGTGATTGCGAAAGAGGTGATGAAGGTTTACGAAAGTTTAATGAACCACAAAGACTCAAAGGTTAACACAAAGAACACTAATTAA